From a region of the Desulfovibrio oxyclinae DSM 11498 genome:
- the aprA gene encoding adenylyl-sulfate reductase subunit alpha, producing the protein MALLPINEAPKGIELAEPEVIEQDVDLLLVGGGMGNCGVAFEAARWIEKVDPSISMMLLDKASLERSGAVAQGLSAINTYIGENEVDDYVRMVRTDLMHIVRDDLIFDLGRHVDDSVHLFEEWGLPCWIKKDGKNLDGAKAKAEGLALRNGDSPVRSGRWQMMINGESYKCIVAEAAKNALGEDRYMERIFIVKMLLDANEPNRIAGAVGFSTRENKVYYFRCNAAVVACGGAVNVYRPRSTGEGMGRAWYPVWNAGSTYTMVAQVGGEMTMMENRFVPARFKDGYGPVGAWFLLFKAKATNYKGEDYCETNRAMLKPYEDRGYAKGHIIPTCLRNHMMLREMREGRGPIYMDTKTALLNTVNNDLTSPEWKHLESEAWEDFLDMCVGQANLWAATNCAPEDRGSEIMPTEPYLLGSHSGCCGIWVSGPDEDWVPEEYKIKADNGKVYNRMTSVNGLWTCADGVGASGHKFSSGSHAEGRIVGKQMVRWVVDHKDFKPTPKENAADLAKEIYQPYYTYLEGKDISTDPVVNPNYITPKNFMMRLIKCTDEYGGGVATLYMTSKALLNTGFWLLGMLEEDSKKMAARDLHELMRCWEQFHRLWTVRLHMQHIEFREESRYPGFYYRGDFMGLDDSKWKCFVNSKYDPETGDTTVFKKPYIQIVAD; encoded by the coding sequence ATGATGCTGCTCGACAAGGCCTCCCTCGAGCGCTCCGGCGCCGTGGCTCAGGGTCTGTCCGCAATCAACACCTACATCGGTGAAAACGAAGTCGACGACTACGTCCGCATGGTCCGCACCGACCTCATGCACATCGTTCGCGACGACCTCATTTTCGACCTCGGCCGTCACGTCGACGACTCCGTCCATCTCTTTGAAGAGTGGGGCCTGCCCTGCTGGATCAAGAAGGACGGCAAGAACCTCGACGGCGCCAAGGCTAAGGCTGAAGGCCTGGCCCTGCGCAACGGCGACTCCCCGGTCCGTTCCGGTCGCTGGCAGATGATGATCAACGGTGAGTCCTACAAGTGCATCGTGGCAGAAGCTGCCAAGAACGCACTGGGCGAAGACCGTTACATGGAGCGCATCTTCATCGTTAAGATGCTGCTGGACGCCAACGAGCCCAACCGCATCGCCGGTGCAGTCGGCTTCTCCACCCGTGAAAACAAGGTCTACTACTTCCGCTGCAACGCTGCTGTCGTTGCCTGCGGTGGTGCCGTTAACGTGTACCGCCCCCGCTCCACCGGTGAGGGTATGGGTCGCGCTTGGTACCCCGTCTGGAACGCCGGCTCCACCTACACCATGGTGGCTCAGGTTGGCGGCGAAATGACCATGATGGAAAACCGCTTCGTCCCCGCCCGCTTCAAGGACGGTTACGGACCGGTCGGCGCTTGGTTCCTGCTCTTCAAGGCGAAAGCCACCAACTACAAGGGCGAAGACTACTGCGAAACCAACCGCGCCATGCTCAAGCCCTACGAAGATCGCGGCTACGCCAAGGGTCACATCATCCCGACCTGCCTGCGTAACCACATGATGCTTCGCGAAATGCGCGAAGGTCGTGGTCCGATCTACATGGACACCAAGACTGCGCTGCTGAACACGGTCAACAACGACCTGACCAGCCCCGAGTGGAAGCACCTCGAGTCCGAAGCCTGGGAAGACTTCCTCGACATGTGCGTCGGCCAGGCCAACCTCTGGGCCGCCACCAACTGCGCTCCGGAAGACCGCGGCTCCGAAATCATGCCGACTGAACCCTACCTCCTCGGCTCCCACTCCGGTTGCTGCGGTATCTGGGTTTCCGGTCCGGATGAAGACTGGGTCCCCGAAGAGTACAAGATCAAGGCTGACAACGGTAAGGTCTACAACCGCATGACCTCCGTCAACGGCCTCTGGACCTGTGCTGACGGTGTTGGCGCCTCCGGTCACAAGTTCTCCTCCGGTTCCCACGCTGAAGGCCGCATCGTCGGTAAGCAGATGGTCCGCTGGGTTGTTGACCACAAGGACTTCAAGCCCACTCCGAAGGAAAACGCTGCCGACCTCGCCAAAGAGATCTACCAGCCGTACTACACCTACCTCGAGGGTAAGGACATCTCCACCGACCCGGTGGTGAACCCGAACTACATCACCCCGAAGAACTTCATGATGCGCCTCATCAAGTGCACCGATGAATACGGTGGTGGTGTTGCTACCCTCTACATGACTTCCAAGGCTCTGCTGAACACCGGCTTCTGGCTGCTCGGCATGCTCGAAGAAGACTCCAAGAAAATGGCCGCTCGCGACCTGCACGAACTGATGCGCTGCTGGGAGCAGTTCCACCGCCTGTGGACTGTCCGCCTGCACATGCAGCACATCGAGTTCCGCGAAGAATCCCGCTACCCGGGCTTCTACTACCGCGGCGACTTCATGGGTCTCGACGACTCCAAGTGGAAGTGCTTCGTGAACTCCAAGTATGATCCGGAAACCGGAGATACCACCGTGTTCAAGAAGCCCTACATCCAGATTGTTGCTGACTAA
- a CDS encoding CoB--CoM heterodisulfide reductase iron-sulfur subunit A family protein, translated as MSNNSILVVGGGFAGITAALEAAEVGHEVYIIETNPYLGGRVAQLNKYFPKQCPPSCGLEIQFQRIKNNPNVKFYTMAEVVSVSGGPGSYDVKIKQRPRYVNGRCTACGECEKASWTKFENEFELGLSKRKAAYKTHPFMFPMQYVVEGDKIDPAELKAIAKACPYEAVETEDAEKLFDLQVGSVVWATGWKPYEAEKLETLGGGKLPNVVTNMQFERLAAANGPTEGKIVRPSDKAEPQRIAFVQCAGSRDQNHLNYCSYICCMASLKHVRYLREQYPDAVIVIYYIDLRTPGRYDKFKAMTCDDPKLSLVKGKVANICEDTGKNPVVTVEDAVSGIKSDEKFDMVVLATGMQPSTAGQQIQIGAQVDEEGFVVGGDDKGFVAAGCAKQPLDVMKSAQSGTSAALKAIQTVVGR; from the coding sequence ATGTCGAACAACAGTATTCTCGTAGTAGGCGGAGGATTCGCCGGGATCACCGCCGCCCTCGAGGCCGCAGAGGTCGGGCACGAGGTTTACATCATAGAAACCAACCCATACCTCGGTGGAAGGGTGGCACAACTGAATAAATATTTCCCCAAGCAGTGTCCTCCTTCCTGCGGGCTGGAAATCCAGTTCCAGCGCATCAAGAACAACCCCAATGTGAAATTCTACACCATGGCCGAAGTGGTCTCCGTCTCCGGCGGCCCGGGCAGCTATGACGTGAAGATCAAGCAGCGCCCCCGTTACGTCAACGGCCGGTGTACCGCTTGCGGCGAATGTGAAAAGGCCTCCTGGACCAAGTTTGAAAACGAATTCGAGCTGGGCCTGAGCAAACGCAAAGCCGCTTACAAGACCCATCCGTTCATGTTCCCCATGCAGTACGTGGTGGAAGGCGACAAAATCGATCCCGCCGAGCTCAAGGCCATCGCCAAGGCATGTCCTTATGAAGCCGTCGAGACCGAAGACGCCGAAAAGCTTTTCGACCTGCAGGTCGGTTCCGTTGTATGGGCCACCGGCTGGAAGCCCTACGAAGCCGAAAAGCTGGAGACCCTCGGTGGCGGCAAGCTGCCCAACGTGGTCACCAACATGCAGTTCGAGCGTTTGGCCGCTGCCAACGGTCCCACAGAAGGCAAGATTGTCCGCCCGTCCGACAAGGCCGAGCCCCAGCGCATCGCCTTTGTTCAGTGCGCCGGTTCCCGTGATCAGAATCATTTGAACTACTGTTCCTACATCTGCTGCATGGCTTCGCTGAAGCACGTGCGCTACCTGCGCGAACAGTACCCGGACGCGGTCATCGTGATCTACTACATCGACCTGCGCACCCCGGGCCGCTACGACAAGTTCAAGGCCATGACCTGTGACGATCCCAAGCTCTCCCTCGTGAAGGGCAAGGTCGCCAATATTTGCGAAGACACCGGCAAGAACCCGGTGGTCACCGTCGAAGACGCCGTCAGCGGCATCAAGAGCGACGAGAAGTTCGACATGGTCGTGCTCGCCACCGGCATGCAGCCCAGCACCGCCGGCCAGCAGATCCAGATCGGCGCCCAGGTGGACGAGGAAGGCTTCGTCGTCGGCGGCGATGACAAGGGTTTCGTGGCCGCCGGATGCGCCAAGCAGCCGCTTGACGTTATGAAGTCTGCCCAGTCCGGCACCAGTGCCGCTCTGAAGGCTATCCAAACCGTTGTTGGGAGGTAA